The genomic segment AAATGAAAACTTGGTATATATTTATTTAAACACAAAGCCATAAATTCCATTTTGTTTTTATAGTCTTTTTTTGTTTTTTCTAAGTGAGCAAAAATATCATTGTTTTCTAAATAGGAAGAAATAATGTACTGAGATAAAGAAGAAGTATGTAAATCCAGCGCTTCTTTAACAATAATAACCTTATCTAATAAACTTTCATTTGCGCGTATCCACCCTACTCTAAGTCCAGGGGCTATAATTTTTGAAAAACTCCCTAAATGAAAAGACTTTTCATAAAAAGAAGAAATAGGGGTATTGATTTTTCCATCAAAACGTAAGAACATATACGCGTCATCTTCTATTAAAAGTGATTTTGATTCTTTTAAGTGTAATAAACACTCATCTTTTTGTTTTTGATTATACGAAGTCGTATTGGGATTTTGTAAGGTACTCATTAAATACAAAGCATTATTTTCTTTTAGTACATTTTTCAAAGAAGATATATTTTTAAATCCTTTTAATTTTAAACCCAATAATTTATAAGCATTTAAAGCACCAATATAAGACGGTTCTTGTACAATAACTTCTTCTTTTATGCATGTTTTTCCAATCATATCAAAAGCCTGTTGACTTCCTGTTGTAATTAAAATTTCACTGGCTTTTGTTTTAAAACCCAAAATATTTGTATACCATAAAGCTATTTGTTCTCTTAAGCCTAATAATCCGCTTGAACCCATATATTGTAAAACTTCTTCATTTTTTAATACTTCTTTGCTTGCTTCTTGAATTTCTTTTAGGGGAAAATTATTACTTGAAGGTAAACCCCCTGCAAATGAGATTGTATCTTTATTAATACAATCTAGTATTTCTCTTATATATGACCTTTGCATTTTCTTATCCTTTTTCTTTTCATAAGTATAATGAAAAATAAAAAAATATTCTTTACTCTTATTACTTAAATAATTGTTCCATATTGCTATTTATGCTATACTTTTTTATGAAAAAAGAAACAAAACAATACCGGCAAAAAATTGTCAATAATACGTATTATTATATATATAAGAATATTTCTTTGGATATTTCTTTAGAAGAGTTAGCAAAACTCTCTTCTTTATCAAAATATCATTTTCATCGTATTTTCAAAGAAGA from the Campylobacteraceae bacterium genome contains:
- a CDS encoding PLP-dependent aminotransferase family protein; translated protein: MQRSYIREILDCINKDTISFAGGLPSSNNFPLKEIQEASKEVLKNEEVLQYMGSSGLLGLREQIALWYTNILGFKTKASEILITTGSQQAFDMIGKTCIKEEVIVQEPSYIGALNAYKLLGLKLKGFKNISSLKNVLKENNALYLMSTLQNPNTTSYNQKQKDECLLHLKESKSLLIEDDAYMFLRFDGKINTPISSFYEKSFHLGSFSKIIAPGLRVGWIRANESLLDKVIIVKEALDLHTSSLSQYIISSYLENNDIFAHLEKTKKDYKNKMEFMALCLNKYIPSFHFTKPDGGMFIYGSFEEDSYLIAKKALEKNIAIVPASVFYYDNRQSKEARFNFSNASIEEIEKGIKIIASLL